In Pseudemcibacter aquimaris, the sequence TGGGTCAAAGCGCAGCGGGTACCCTTCACGGTGTTAAGGCAGAGGTGGAAAACCAAGTAAAAACGCGTCTTGAAAGCGTGCTACAGGACATGGACCTAGTTAGCCGTGAAGAATTTGAAGTTGTGCGTGAAATGGCTGTTACT encodes:
- a CDS encoding accessory factor UbiK family protein, which encodes MQSDNKILSDLARLGQSAAGTLHGVKAEVENQVKTRLESVLQDMDLVSREEFEVVREMAVTARTENEELKAIIEKLQKDISALKKKKK